In the genome of Dermacentor variabilis isolate Ectoservices chromosome 5, ASM5094787v1, whole genome shotgun sequence, one region contains:
- the LOC142581980 gene encoding uncharacterized protein LOC142581980, whose amino-acid sequence MKACLALFVFAAMVAASLAGYLYGGYGGYGGGYGGYGGGYGGGYGHYGGGYGGGYGGYGGYGGYGKYGGYGGYGYHG is encoded by the coding sequence CTTGCTCTGTTCGTCTTTGCTGCCATGGTTGCTGCCAGCCTCGCCGGATACTTGTACGGCGGCTACGGCGGTTACGGTGGCGGCTACGGAGGCTACGGAGGCGGCTACGGTGGCGGCTACGGCCATTACGGCGGTGGCTACGGTGGCGGCTATGGCGGCTACGGTGGTTATGGAGGCTACGGAAAGTACGGTGGCTACGGAGGCTATGGCTACCACGGCTAA